From one Electrophorus electricus isolate fEleEle1 chromosome 20, fEleEle1.pri, whole genome shotgun sequence genomic stretch:
- the LOC113586954 gene encoding achaete-scute homolog 5-like, protein MDATFSYPFTGRYCNLRKSNVHYAVSPSGGHKESRIHAQLHPEHLSHSLPLLLYPGRVEPGFYDSSYRSAPSLLPYLGPFHGRFGVYECPFEPAFIQKRNERERQRVKCVNQGYAKLRDHLPGGTTEKRMSKVETLRAAIRYIKYLQLLVEGRVSEGERECEGLQDTDYTAAHNEELSPSSLSGTSSPTLHIEASWGSSGS, encoded by the coding sequence ATGGACGCTACCTTCTCCTACCCCTTCACCGGACGGTACTGCAACCTCCGGAAAAGCAACGTTCACTATGctgtgtctccctctggtggccataAAGAAAGCCGCATCCATGCACAGCTGCACCCTGAGCATCTCAGTCACTCACTTCCGCTGCTCCTCTACCCGGGGAGAGTGGAACCTGGGTTTTACGATAGCTCGTATCGGAGCGCTCCGTCCCTCCTCCCCTACCTAGGGCCTTTCCATGGCCGATTTGGTGTTTACGAGTGTCCCTTCGAGCCGGCTTTCATTCAGAAACGAAATGAGAGGGAACGCCAGCGCGTGAAGTGTGTGAACCAAGGCTATGCGAAGCTGCGGGACCATCTGCCCGGTGGCACCACGGAAAAGCGAATGAGCAAAGTGGAAACACTGCGTGCTGCAATCCGCTATATAAAAtacctgcagctgctggtaGAGGGACGCGTGTCCGAGGGGGAACGGGAGTGTGAGGGATTACAGGACACAGACTACACAGCAGCTCACAATGAAGAGTTGTCTCCATCCTCTCTTTCTGGAACCTCATCTCCCACGCTCCACATCGAGGCGTCTTGGGGCTCCTCTGGAAGCTAG